A stretch of Onychomys torridus chromosome 2, mOncTor1.1, whole genome shotgun sequence DNA encodes these proteins:
- the Impa1 gene encoding inositol monophosphatase 1: MADPWQECMDYAVTLARRAGEMICEALKNDMNVMIKSSPADLVTVTDQKVEQMLLSSIKEKYPSHSFIGEESVAAGEKTVFTDNPTWIIDPIDGTTNFVHRFPFVAVSIGFVVNKQMEFGVVYSCVEDKMYTGRKGKGAFCNGQKLRVSQQEDISKSLLVTEFGSSRKPETLRTVLSNMEKLCSIPIHGIRSVGTAAVNMCLVATGGADAYYEMGIHCWDMAGAGIIVTEAGGVLMDVTGGPFDLMSRRIIAANNKALAERIAKEIEIIPLQRDDES, from the exons ATGATCTGCGAAGCTCTGAAAAATGACATGAATGTTATGATTAAAAGTTCTCCAGCTGACTTGGTAACAGTCACCGACCAGAAAGTTGAACAAATGCTTCTCTCTTCTATAAAGGAAAAGTACCCATCTCACAG TTTCATTGGGGAAGAATCTGTGGCGGCTGGGGAAAAGACGGTCTTCACAGACAACCCCACGTGGATCATTGACCCTATTGACGGCACGACCAACTTTGTACATAG gtttcctTTTGTAGCTGTTTCTATTGGCTTCGTTGTAAATAAACAG ATGGAGTTTGGAGTTGTGTATAGCTGTGTGGAAGATAAGATGTATACTGGCAGGAAAGGAAAAGGTGCCTTTTGTAATGGGCAGAAGCTTCGGGTCTCACAACAGGAAG ATATTAGCAAATCACTCTTGGTGACTGAGTTTGGCTCgtccagaaagccagagactttACGGACCGTTCTCTCCAACATGGAAAAGCTTTGCTCCATTCCCATCCATGG AATCCGGAGTGTCGGAACAGCTGCTGTTAACATGTGCCTTGTGGCAACTGGAGGCGCAGATGCATATTATGAGATGGGGATTCACTGCTGGGACATGGCAGGAGCTGGCATCATCGTCACCGAAGCAGGCGGAGTGCTGATGGATGTGACAG GTGGACCATTTGATTTGATGTCTCGGAGAATAATTGCAGCAAATAATAAAGCATTAGCCGAAAGGATAGCCAAAGAAATTGAGATAATACCTTTACAAAGAGATGACGAAAGTTAG